One region of Cucurbita pepo subsp. pepo cultivar mu-cu-16 chromosome LG03, ASM280686v2, whole genome shotgun sequence genomic DNA includes:
- the LOC111790548 gene encoding uncharacterized protein LOC111790548 isoform X2 — protein sequence MKNKTESASTSSLAWRWTIEALASFEEVKPSLLHELLDGTRKNAGEMVALKCLEGLFGSLNYIGENVLPVQESKVMFDSSESCEDVFKRIYKETPKSSLRVAGPDLLKWDVRSFTDQKRASMRCTLHKLKDAILDGTHPYADFLMQKSGLTPINKRDNICLNNEDCIELSGRLDISSSGPRGQNEKGKGSPLLEDDRRISVVNPPSSSLLPSKRSGVDFTSEDEARQLPGWDDGYINVKKLKQHSAHTSFSGQEVASSHETEVLEDSPERRVPQNERDDTDRLDEHQITSVDDELVEDVHFGSKKSHQDQSGIPCYTMPASTRDDEMLEVVCVEKVKDGSELPFEPKTSNPSPAEGNLHNTSPDNSKCDSGHDYRVNETNTMSPSGFMSKTVATNMEVGVYPDVKEKDLLSDSDGYHETIDIATRKKEFLSSQCMVDHDSFPLADSRVLAVCVKCNEGGQLLCCNISDCPLVVHAKCLSSSASMTDEGDFCCPFCLYSLAISEYLEAKKHVASVKKNVASFFRTALGHQSAVLQEVLQQKDVDASQRAVVEDVAKICEDVDLESKDNQVSLDGERVNEVVDYQSTTDTDTEQMTELSKPLHIANSNHRQNKASPSRVASDALLGQENGYELVDQECQGNTVAGVVDQKCRGNVAEQEDGQKDTEQHDIYEILHEGRGPVEPAATQNGLQYQTDDSEGKAARAIITEGEKSSDDGNDESIISRYSIRFRQKCHHTSPETHPLRRKKLAWTAEEEETIALVWGLIPLQQLILLA from the exons atgaagaacaaaaccgAATCTGCTTCTACTTCATCTCTTGCTTGGCGTTGGACAATCGAAGCCCTTGCAAGTTTCGAGGAAGTGAAACCATCTCTATTACATG AATTACTTGACGGTACTAGAAAGAATGCCGGGGAGATGGTTGCATTGAAATGCTTGGAGGGTTTGTTTGgttctttaaattatattgGAGAAAATGTTCTTCCTGTTCAAGAATCAAAAGTTATGTTTGATTCATCTGAGAGTTGTGAAGATGTTTTTAAACGCATTTATAAGGAG ACTCCAAAATCTTCCTTAAGAGTGGCTGGACCAGATTTGTTAAAATGGGATGTTAGATCCTTTACTGACCAAAAAAGAGCATCCATGCGTTGCACATTACATAAG CTGAAAGATGCAATTCTCGATGGTACACATCCTTATGCTGATTTCTTAATGCAAAAGAGTGGGTTAACACCCATAAATAAGAGGGATAACATTTGTCTGAATAATGAGGATTGTATCGAGCTCAGCGGGAGACTTGATATTAGCTCCTCTGGTCCTCGAGGCCAAAATGAGAAGGGTAAAGGAAGCCCTTTACTTGAGGATGATAGAAGAATATCAGTGGTGAACCCACCTAGCTCTAGTTTGTTACCTTCTAAAAGGAGTGGTGTTGACTTTACGTCTGAAGACGAGGCTAGACAGTTACCTGGTTGGGATGATGGTTACATTAATGTCAAGAAGCTTAAGCAGCATTCTGCGCATACTTCGTTTTCAGGACAGGAAGTGGCTTCTTCACATGAAACAGAGGTGTTAGAAGATTCACCTGAAAGAAGAGTGCCGCAAAATGAGAGAGATGATACTGATCGCTTGGATGAACATCAGATAACTTCGGTGGACGACGAACTTGTAGAGGATGTGCATTTTGGGTCAAAGAAATCACATCAGGATCAATCAGGGATTCCTTGTTATACTATGCCGGCTAGTACACGAGATGATGAGATGCTGGAAGTTGTTTGTGTCGAGAAAGTGAAAGATGGAAGTGAACTGCCTTTTGAACCAAAAACATCTAATCCTTCTCCTGCTGAAGGAAACCTTCATAACACCAGCCCTGACAATTCCAAGTGTGACTCTGGGCATGATTATCGTGTAAATGAAACAAATACTATGTCTCCTAGTGGATTTATGTCAAAGACTGTTGCTACAAATATGGAGGTTGGTGTGTATCCGGATGTGAAAGAGAAAGATCTGTTAAGTGATAGTGATGGATATCATGAAACAATAGATATTGCCacgagaaaaaaagaatttcttaGTTCGCAATGTATGGTCGATCACGATTCTTTTCCATTAGCTGACAGTAGAGTTCTTGCAGTTTGTGTGAAATGTAATGAGGGTGGTCAGTTGTTGTGTTGTAACATTAGTGATTGTCCTTTGGTGGTTCATGCCAAGTGCTTGAGTTCCTCGGCTAGTATGACCGATGAAGGTGACTTTTGTTGTCCTTTCTGCTTGTATTCACTTGCTATATCAGAATACCTCGAAGCTAAGAAGCACGTTGCatcggtaaaaaaaaatgttgcttctttttttcgtACTGCTTTGGGACATCAATCAGCAGTTCTTCAAGAGGTATTGCAACAAAAGGATGTTGACGCTTCACAAAGAGCTGTAGTTGAGGATGTTGCTAAAATTTGTGAAGATGTGGACTTGGAAAGTAAAGACAATCAAGTAAGTCTAGATGGAGAACGTGTAAACGAAGTTGTTGACTATCAATCGACAACAGATACAGATACCGAGCAAATGACAGAGCTATCAAAACCATTGCATATTGCCAATTCCAATCATAGACAAAACAAGGCAAGTCCTTCGAGAGTAGCATCTGATGCTTTATTAGGCCAGGAAAATGGCTACGAATTGGTGGACCAAGAGTGTCAAGGCAATACAGTTGCAGGTGTGGTGGACCAAAAGTGTCGAGGAAATGTTGCAGAACAGGAAGATGGTCAAAAAGACACCGAGCAGCATGACATTTACGAAATTCTCCATGAAGGTCGTGGGCCAGTTGAACCAGCGGCTACGCAAAATGGTTTACAGTACCAAACTGATGACAGCGAAGGCAAAGCTGCTCGTGCAATTATCACTGAAGGAGAAAAATCTTCTGATGATGGCAATGACGAGTCTATCATTTCTAGATACTCCATAAGATTTCGACAGAAATGTCATCA TACAAGTCCAGAAACTCATCCATTAAGACGGAAGAAGCTAGCCTGGACAGCTGAGGAGGAGGAGACTATTG CTTTGGTATGGGGATTGATTCCGTTGCAGCAGTTGATCTTGTTGGCTTGA
- the LOC111790550 gene encoding putative pentatricopeptide repeat-containing protein At5g52630: protein MLLQLQRDRLLSTATAIKPLQNPLNQNSFEQNYRQICNHLLSFTHSRSLAKGLQLHAHIVKFGLQTIPLVSHHLINLYSKTQLPLFSLQVFTEAPTKSSTTWSSVISAFAQNEAPLLALEYFRRMVNVGIRPDDHIYPSATKACGFLCRSDLGKSVHCLVVKTGYDCDVFVGSSLVDMYAKCGEIGDARHVFDEMPERNVVSWSGMICGYAQLDESGEALTLFKQALVEDVDVNDFTFSSVIRVCSCSTLLELGKQIHGLCLKMSFDSSSFVGSSLISLYSKCGVIEGAYQVFDEIPIRNLGMWNSLLIACAQHAHTERVFGLFEEMGSVGMKPNFISFLSVLYACSHAGLVEKGREYFNLMRDYGIEPEAQHYASLVDLLGRAGKLQEAVSVIKQMPMQPTESVWGALLTGCRIHKDTEMAAFVAERVLELNSTSSGLHVLLSNAYAAAGRYEEAARMRKMLRDRGVKKETGLSWVEEGNKVHTFTAGDRSHARWVEIYQKLEELEEEMEKAGYVADTSFVLRAVDGEEKSETIRFHSERLAIAFGLITFPPGRPIRVMKNLRVCGDCHAAIKFMSKCTGRVLIVRDNNRFHRFEDGKCSCGDYW from the coding sequence ATGCTTCTTCAACTGCAGAGAGACCGCCTTCTCTCAACTGCGACCGCCATTAAACCTTTGCAAAACCCTCTGAACCAGAACAGCTTCGAGCAAAACTACCGCCAAATTTGCAACcatcttctttccttcaccCATTCCCGATCACTCGCTAAAGGCCTCCAGCTCCATGCACACATCGTCAAATTTGGATTACAAACCATTCCTCTCGTTTCCCACCATCTCATCAACTTATACTCCAAAACCCAATTGCCGCTTTTTTCTCTGCAGGTTTTTACTGAAGCCCCGACAAAGTCTTCGACCACTTGGAGCTCTGTTATCTCCGCATTTGCCCAAAATGAGGCTCCATTGCTTGCCCTTGAATACTTTCGACGAATGGTGAATGTTGGGATTCGGCCAGATGATCATATTTATCCTAGCGCCACTAAGGCTTGTGGGTTTTTATGTAGGAGTGATCTTGGGAAATCTGTACATTGTCTTGTTGTCAAGACGGGATATGATTGTGATGTGTTCGTCGGAAGTTCGTTGGTGGATATGTATGCAAAATGTGGGGAGATTGGGGATGCACGCCATGTGTTCGACGAAATGCCTGAGAGGAATGTGGTGTCTTGGAGTGGGATGATTTGTGGGTATGCTCAACTGGATGAGAGTGGCGAGGCATTGACATTGTTCAAGCAAGCTTTGGTTGAGGATGTTGATGTAAATGACTTCACATTCTCCAGTGTGATCCGGGTTTGTAGCTGCTCCACACTTCTTGAATTGGGGAAGCAGATTCATGGACTGTGCTTGAAGATGAGCTTCGATTCCTCGAGCTTTGTTGGGAGttctttgatttccttgtATTCCAAGTGTGGGGTTATAGAAGGGGCTTATCAAGTTTTTGATGAGATACCCATCAGAAACCTGGGCATGTGGAATTCACTACTGATAGCCTGCGCTCAACATGCTCATACAGAGAGAGTGTTTggtttatttgaagaaatggGAAGTGTGGGGATGAAACcaaatttcatttcctttttatctGTTCTTTATGCTTGTAGCCACGCAGGGTTGGTTGAAAAGGGCCGAGAATATTTCAATCTAATGAGAGATTATGGGATTGAACCAGAAGCTCAGCACTATGCCTCTTTGGTGGACTTGCTTGGACGAGCTGGAAAGTTACAGGAAGCAGTTTCTGTGATCAAACAAATGCCAATGCAGCCCACTGAATCTGTTTGGGGAGCTTTGTTGACAGGGTGCAGAATCCATAAAGATACAGAAATGGCAGCTTTTGTGGCTGAGAGAGTATTAGAATTGAATAGTACTAGCTCAGGTTTACATGTTTTGTTATCAAATGCATATGCTGCTGCTGGAAGATATGAAGAAGCGGCTCGGATGAGGAAAATGTTGCGCGATCGAGGAGTGAAGAAGGAGACGGGTTTGAGCTGGGTTGAGGAGGGAAATAAAGTTCATACATTCACTGCAGGTGATAGATCTCATGCTAGATGGGTAGAGATTTATCAGAAACTGGAAGAGTTGGAGGAGGAAATGGAGAAAGCTGGCTATGTTGCAGACACAAGTTTTGTGCTACGAGCAGTCGACGGCGAGGAGAAAAGCGAAACAATTCGGTTTCATAGTGAAAGACTAGCCATTGCGTTCGGGCTGATTACCTTCCCACCAGGAAGACCTATAAGAGTTATGAAGAATTTGCGTGTTTGCGGTGATTGTCATGCAGCTATAAAGTTCATGTCCAAATGCACTGGAAGAGTTCTCATTGTTAGAGACAACAACAGATTTCATCGGTTCGAGGATGGAAAATGCTCATGTGGTGACTACTGGTGA
- the LOC111790549 gene encoding dehydration-responsive element-binding protein 2F, translating into METCRDKKLHSSPLVKPWRKGPSRGKGGPQNASCEYRGVRQRTWGKWVAEIREPKKRTRLWLGSFATAEEAAMAYDQAATKLYGPDAYLNLPHLLHNLPRNDINNASKSNFLKWVPSKKFVSMFPHPRPATFMLNLNAQPSLNLIHQRLQQLTTPHGFLSPSLPSPSKTRVRTRKKTKLH; encoded by the exons ATGGAAACTTGCAGAGACAAAAAACTCCATTCTTCCCCACTCGTAAAGCCATGGAGGAAAGGCCCTTCACGAGGCAAAGGCGGCCCTCAGAACGCCTCCTGCGAGTACCGCGGCGTCCGGCAGCGCACTTGGGGCAAGTGGGTGGCCGAGATACGGGAGCCCAAGAAGCGCACGAGGCTCTGGCTTGGTTCTTTTGCCACTGCTGAAGAAGCCGCCATGGCTTATGATCAAGCTGCCACTAAGCTCTATGGCCCTGATGCTTATCTTAATCTTCCCCATTTGCTTCATAATCTTCCTCGTAATGACATTAATAATGCTTCTAAATCTAATTTCCTCAAATGGGTTCCTTCTAAAAAGTTCGTTTCTATGTTCCCTCATCCCCGCCCTGCAACCTTTATGCTTAATCTCAATGCTCAGCCTAGTCTTAATCTTATTCACCAGAGGCTTCAACAGCTTACAACTCCTCATGGCTTTCTCTCCCCTTCCCTCCCTTCTCCTTCTAAG ACGAGAGTAAGAACGAGAAAGAAGACGAAG
- the LOC111790548 gene encoding uncharacterized protein LOC111790548 isoform X3, with product MKNKTESASTSSLAWRWTIEALASFEEVKPSLLHDVIDNVSELLDGTRKNAGEMVALKCLEGLFGSLNYIGENVLPVQESKVMFDSSESCEDVFKRIYKELKDAILDGTHPYADFLMQKSGLTPINKRDNICLNNEDCIELSGRLDISSSGPRGQNEKGKGSPLLEDDRRISVVNPPSSSLLPSKRSGVDFTSEDEARQLPGWDDGYINVKKLKQHSAHTSFSGQEVASSHETEVLEDSPERRVPQNERDDTDRLDEHQITSVDDELVEDVHFGSKKSHQDQSGIPCYTMPASTRDDEMLEVVCVEKVKDGSELPFEPKTSNPSPAEGNLHNTSPDNSKCDSGHDYRVNETNTMSPSGFMSKTVATNMEVGVYPDVKEKDLLSDSDGYHETIDIATRKKEFLSSQCMVDHDSFPLADSRVLAVCVKCNEGGQLLCCNISDCPLVVHAKCLSSSASMTDEGDFCCPFCLYSLAISEYLEAKKHVASVKKNVASFFRTALGHQSAVLQEVLQQKDVDASQRAVVEDVAKICEDVDLESKDNQVSLDGERVNEVVDYQSTTDTDTEQMTELSKPLHIANSNHRQNKASPSRVASDALLGQENGYELVDQECQGNTVAGVVDQKCRGNVAEQEDGQKDTEQHDIYEILHEGRGPVEPAATQNGLQYQTDDSEGKAARAIITEGEKSSDDGNDESIISRYSIRFRQKCHHTSPETHPLRRKKLAWTAEEEETIALVWGLIPLQQLILLA from the exons atgaagaacaaaaccgAATCTGCTTCTACTTCATCTCTTGCTTGGCGTTGGACAATCGAAGCCCTTGCAAGTTTCGAGGAAGTGAAACCATCTCTATTACATG ATGTAATTGATAACGTTTCAGAATTACTTGACGGTACTAGAAAGAATGCCGGGGAGATGGTTGCATTGAAATGCTTGGAGGGTTTGTTTGgttctttaaattatattgGAGAAAATGTTCTTCCTGTTCAAGAATCAAAAGTTATGTTTGATTCATCTGAGAGTTGTGAAGATGTTTTTAAACGCATTTATAAGGAG CTGAAAGATGCAATTCTCGATGGTACACATCCTTATGCTGATTTCTTAATGCAAAAGAGTGGGTTAACACCCATAAATAAGAGGGATAACATTTGTCTGAATAATGAGGATTGTATCGAGCTCAGCGGGAGACTTGATATTAGCTCCTCTGGTCCTCGAGGCCAAAATGAGAAGGGTAAAGGAAGCCCTTTACTTGAGGATGATAGAAGAATATCAGTGGTGAACCCACCTAGCTCTAGTTTGTTACCTTCTAAAAGGAGTGGTGTTGACTTTACGTCTGAAGACGAGGCTAGACAGTTACCTGGTTGGGATGATGGTTACATTAATGTCAAGAAGCTTAAGCAGCATTCTGCGCATACTTCGTTTTCAGGACAGGAAGTGGCTTCTTCACATGAAACAGAGGTGTTAGAAGATTCACCTGAAAGAAGAGTGCCGCAAAATGAGAGAGATGATACTGATCGCTTGGATGAACATCAGATAACTTCGGTGGACGACGAACTTGTAGAGGATGTGCATTTTGGGTCAAAGAAATCACATCAGGATCAATCAGGGATTCCTTGTTATACTATGCCGGCTAGTACACGAGATGATGAGATGCTGGAAGTTGTTTGTGTCGAGAAAGTGAAAGATGGAAGTGAACTGCCTTTTGAACCAAAAACATCTAATCCTTCTCCTGCTGAAGGAAACCTTCATAACACCAGCCCTGACAATTCCAAGTGTGACTCTGGGCATGATTATCGTGTAAATGAAACAAATACTATGTCTCCTAGTGGATTTATGTCAAAGACTGTTGCTACAAATATGGAGGTTGGTGTGTATCCGGATGTGAAAGAGAAAGATCTGTTAAGTGATAGTGATGGATATCATGAAACAATAGATATTGCCacgagaaaaaaagaatttcttaGTTCGCAATGTATGGTCGATCACGATTCTTTTCCATTAGCTGACAGTAGAGTTCTTGCAGTTTGTGTGAAATGTAATGAGGGTGGTCAGTTGTTGTGTTGTAACATTAGTGATTGTCCTTTGGTGGTTCATGCCAAGTGCTTGAGTTCCTCGGCTAGTATGACCGATGAAGGTGACTTTTGTTGTCCTTTCTGCTTGTATTCACTTGCTATATCAGAATACCTCGAAGCTAAGAAGCACGTTGCatcggtaaaaaaaaatgttgcttctttttttcgtACTGCTTTGGGACATCAATCAGCAGTTCTTCAAGAGGTATTGCAACAAAAGGATGTTGACGCTTCACAAAGAGCTGTAGTTGAGGATGTTGCTAAAATTTGTGAAGATGTGGACTTGGAAAGTAAAGACAATCAAGTAAGTCTAGATGGAGAACGTGTAAACGAAGTTGTTGACTATCAATCGACAACAGATACAGATACCGAGCAAATGACAGAGCTATCAAAACCATTGCATATTGCCAATTCCAATCATAGACAAAACAAGGCAAGTCCTTCGAGAGTAGCATCTGATGCTTTATTAGGCCAGGAAAATGGCTACGAATTGGTGGACCAAGAGTGTCAAGGCAATACAGTTGCAGGTGTGGTGGACCAAAAGTGTCGAGGAAATGTTGCAGAACAGGAAGATGGTCAAAAAGACACCGAGCAGCATGACATTTACGAAATTCTCCATGAAGGTCGTGGGCCAGTTGAACCAGCGGCTACGCAAAATGGTTTACAGTACCAAACTGATGACAGCGAAGGCAAAGCTGCTCGTGCAATTATCACTGAAGGAGAAAAATCTTCTGATGATGGCAATGACGAGTCTATCATTTCTAGATACTCCATAAGATTTCGACAGAAATGTCATCA TACAAGTCCAGAAACTCATCCATTAAGACGGAAGAAGCTAGCCTGGACAGCTGAGGAGGAGGAGACTATTG CTTTGGTATGGGGATTGATTCCGTTGCAGCAGTTGATCTTGTTGGCTTGA
- the LOC111790548 gene encoding uncharacterized protein LOC111790548 isoform X1, with amino-acid sequence MKNKTESASTSSLAWRWTIEALASFEEVKPSLLHDVIDNVSELLDGTRKNAGEMVALKCLEGLFGSLNYIGENVLPVQESKVMFDSSESCEDVFKRIYKETPKSSLRVAGPDLLKWDVRSFTDQKRASMRCTLHKLKDAILDGTHPYADFLMQKSGLTPINKRDNICLNNEDCIELSGRLDISSSGPRGQNEKGKGSPLLEDDRRISVVNPPSSSLLPSKRSGVDFTSEDEARQLPGWDDGYINVKKLKQHSAHTSFSGQEVASSHETEVLEDSPERRVPQNERDDTDRLDEHQITSVDDELVEDVHFGSKKSHQDQSGIPCYTMPASTRDDEMLEVVCVEKVKDGSELPFEPKTSNPSPAEGNLHNTSPDNSKCDSGHDYRVNETNTMSPSGFMSKTVATNMEVGVYPDVKEKDLLSDSDGYHETIDIATRKKEFLSSQCMVDHDSFPLADSRVLAVCVKCNEGGQLLCCNISDCPLVVHAKCLSSSASMTDEGDFCCPFCLYSLAISEYLEAKKHVASVKKNVASFFRTALGHQSAVLQEVLQQKDVDASQRAVVEDVAKICEDVDLESKDNQVSLDGERVNEVVDYQSTTDTDTEQMTELSKPLHIANSNHRQNKASPSRVASDALLGQENGYELVDQECQGNTVAGVVDQKCRGNVAEQEDGQKDTEQHDIYEILHEGRGPVEPAATQNGLQYQTDDSEGKAARAIITEGEKSSDDGNDESIISRYSIRFRQKCHHTSPETHPLRRKKLAWTAEEEETIALVWGLIPLQQLILLA; translated from the exons atgaagaacaaaaccgAATCTGCTTCTACTTCATCTCTTGCTTGGCGTTGGACAATCGAAGCCCTTGCAAGTTTCGAGGAAGTGAAACCATCTCTATTACATG ATGTAATTGATAACGTTTCAGAATTACTTGACGGTACTAGAAAGAATGCCGGGGAGATGGTTGCATTGAAATGCTTGGAGGGTTTGTTTGgttctttaaattatattgGAGAAAATGTTCTTCCTGTTCAAGAATCAAAAGTTATGTTTGATTCATCTGAGAGTTGTGAAGATGTTTTTAAACGCATTTATAAGGAG ACTCCAAAATCTTCCTTAAGAGTGGCTGGACCAGATTTGTTAAAATGGGATGTTAGATCCTTTACTGACCAAAAAAGAGCATCCATGCGTTGCACATTACATAAG CTGAAAGATGCAATTCTCGATGGTACACATCCTTATGCTGATTTCTTAATGCAAAAGAGTGGGTTAACACCCATAAATAAGAGGGATAACATTTGTCTGAATAATGAGGATTGTATCGAGCTCAGCGGGAGACTTGATATTAGCTCCTCTGGTCCTCGAGGCCAAAATGAGAAGGGTAAAGGAAGCCCTTTACTTGAGGATGATAGAAGAATATCAGTGGTGAACCCACCTAGCTCTAGTTTGTTACCTTCTAAAAGGAGTGGTGTTGACTTTACGTCTGAAGACGAGGCTAGACAGTTACCTGGTTGGGATGATGGTTACATTAATGTCAAGAAGCTTAAGCAGCATTCTGCGCATACTTCGTTTTCAGGACAGGAAGTGGCTTCTTCACATGAAACAGAGGTGTTAGAAGATTCACCTGAAAGAAGAGTGCCGCAAAATGAGAGAGATGATACTGATCGCTTGGATGAACATCAGATAACTTCGGTGGACGACGAACTTGTAGAGGATGTGCATTTTGGGTCAAAGAAATCACATCAGGATCAATCAGGGATTCCTTGTTATACTATGCCGGCTAGTACACGAGATGATGAGATGCTGGAAGTTGTTTGTGTCGAGAAAGTGAAAGATGGAAGTGAACTGCCTTTTGAACCAAAAACATCTAATCCTTCTCCTGCTGAAGGAAACCTTCATAACACCAGCCCTGACAATTCCAAGTGTGACTCTGGGCATGATTATCGTGTAAATGAAACAAATACTATGTCTCCTAGTGGATTTATGTCAAAGACTGTTGCTACAAATATGGAGGTTGGTGTGTATCCGGATGTGAAAGAGAAAGATCTGTTAAGTGATAGTGATGGATATCATGAAACAATAGATATTGCCacgagaaaaaaagaatttcttaGTTCGCAATGTATGGTCGATCACGATTCTTTTCCATTAGCTGACAGTAGAGTTCTTGCAGTTTGTGTGAAATGTAATGAGGGTGGTCAGTTGTTGTGTTGTAACATTAGTGATTGTCCTTTGGTGGTTCATGCCAAGTGCTTGAGTTCCTCGGCTAGTATGACCGATGAAGGTGACTTTTGTTGTCCTTTCTGCTTGTATTCACTTGCTATATCAGAATACCTCGAAGCTAAGAAGCACGTTGCatcggtaaaaaaaaatgttgcttctttttttcgtACTGCTTTGGGACATCAATCAGCAGTTCTTCAAGAGGTATTGCAACAAAAGGATGTTGACGCTTCACAAAGAGCTGTAGTTGAGGATGTTGCTAAAATTTGTGAAGATGTGGACTTGGAAAGTAAAGACAATCAAGTAAGTCTAGATGGAGAACGTGTAAACGAAGTTGTTGACTATCAATCGACAACAGATACAGATACCGAGCAAATGACAGAGCTATCAAAACCATTGCATATTGCCAATTCCAATCATAGACAAAACAAGGCAAGTCCTTCGAGAGTAGCATCTGATGCTTTATTAGGCCAGGAAAATGGCTACGAATTGGTGGACCAAGAGTGTCAAGGCAATACAGTTGCAGGTGTGGTGGACCAAAAGTGTCGAGGAAATGTTGCAGAACAGGAAGATGGTCAAAAAGACACCGAGCAGCATGACATTTACGAAATTCTCCATGAAGGTCGTGGGCCAGTTGAACCAGCGGCTACGCAAAATGGTTTACAGTACCAAACTGATGACAGCGAAGGCAAAGCTGCTCGTGCAATTATCACTGAAGGAGAAAAATCTTCTGATGATGGCAATGACGAGTCTATCATTTCTAGATACTCCATAAGATTTCGACAGAAATGTCATCA TACAAGTCCAGAAACTCATCCATTAAGACGGAAGAAGCTAGCCTGGACAGCTGAGGAGGAGGAGACTATTG CTTTGGTATGGGGATTGATTCCGTTGCAGCAGTTGATCTTGTTGGCTTGA